A genomic window from Thermococcus nautili includes:
- the priS gene encoding DNA primase catalytic subunit PriS, translated as MAELLREVSREERELYYKDEWKAERIPKFIIDSLEKREFGFDHTGEGPSDRKNVFTDVRDLEDYVKATSPYAIYTSVALYREPAQMEGWLGAELVFDIDAKDLPLRRCQNLHPSGQVCPICLEDAKELARDTLVVLKEDFGFENVHVVYSGRGYHIRVLDEWALRLDAKARERILAYISASEEVTYEDVMSRRIMLSSGYFRVFRLRFGYFIKRANENHLISAGIKKGLARKLLSDESRNRIVRSFVERGLLASFPSGVGYKTLIRLFSISSTFSKAYFDGRVTVDVKRILRLPSSLHSKVGLITTYIGPDEGKLERFNPFRDAVPEFRKEEVKEAYEEWESSL; from the coding sequence GTGGCTGAACTGCTCAGAGAGGTCAGCAGGGAGGAGAGGGAGCTCTACTACAAGGACGAGTGGAAGGCCGAAAGGATTCCGAAGTTCATCATTGATAGCCTTGAAAAGCGCGAGTTCGGCTTCGACCACACCGGCGAGGGCCCGAGCGACAGGAAGAACGTATTCACCGACGTTAGAGATTTGGAGGACTACGTTAAGGCCACCTCACCCTACGCAATCTACACATCGGTTGCGCTCTACCGCGAACCGGCCCAGATGGAGGGCTGGCTCGGGGCCGAGCTCGTCTTCGACATAGACGCCAAGGACCTGCCCCTCAGGAGATGCCAGAATCTTCACCCGAGCGGGCAGGTGTGCCCAATCTGCCTGGAGGACGCGAAGGAGCTCGCAAGGGACACTCTAGTGGTTCTTAAGGAGGACTTCGGCTTTGAGAACGTCCACGTGGTTTATTCTGGCAGGGGCTACCACATAAGGGTTCTCGACGAATGGGCGTTGAGGCTCGACGCCAAGGCCCGCGAGAGGATTTTAGCTTACATCAGCGCCTCGGAGGAGGTAACCTACGAGGACGTGATGAGCAGGAGGATTATGCTGTCGAGCGGCTACTTCAGGGTGTTTAGACTTCGCTTCGGCTATTTCATAAAGAGGGCAAACGAGAACCACCTGATAAGCGCGGGGATAAAGAAGGGCCTTGCCAGAAAACTCCTGAGCGATGAGAGCAGGAATAGAATCGTCAGAAGCTTCGTCGAGAGGGGTTTGCTGGCCTCTTTCCCAAGCGGAGTCGGCTATAAAACGCTGATAAGGCTGTTCTCGATATCGAGCACGTTCTCCAAGGCCTACTTCGACGGGCGCGTTACGGTCGATGTAAAGAGAATCCTCCGCCTGCCGTCGAGCCTGCACTCCAAGGTCGGGCTGATAACGACCTACATCGGCCCCGATGAGGGGAAACTCGAGCGCTTTAACCCCTTCAGGGACGCCGTGCCAGAGTTCAGGAAGGAGGAAGTAAAGGAAGCGTACGAGGAGTGGGAGAGCTCGCTATGA
- a CDS encoding DUF61 family protein produces MNPENALLREIYRINSHLPAKRPTLVQLLASEEPSVRLRDGSRHSFRKAELERIRGLLDPGDEEKLLLPIVLEIVSDFRGYFRVRGKVAVKVIDRLLGSYDPLDEPEERLYPRYLLSRVRRELPTTTTYAFIAE; encoded by the coding sequence ATGAACCCCGAAAACGCCCTCTTGAGGGAAATCTACCGCATAAACAGCCACCTTCCGGCGAAGAGGCCAACCCTCGTCCAGTTGCTCGCCTCAGAGGAGCCCTCCGTCAGGCTGAGGGACGGGAGCAGGCATTCCTTCCGAAAGGCAGAGCTCGAGAGGATTAGGGGTCTTCTTGACCCCGGCGACGAGGAGAAACTGCTCCTCCCGATAGTCCTTGAGATAGTCAGCGACTTCAGGGGCTACTTCAGGGTCAGGGGAAAGGTCGCGGTCAAGGTGATAGACAGGCTCCTTGGCTCCTACGACCCCCTCGACGAGCCAGAGGAGAGGCTTTATCCGAGATATCTGCTCTCCAGGGTGAGGCGGGAGTTGCCGACGACCACAACCTACGCCTTCATAGCGGAGTGA
- a CDS encoding COG1361 family protein: protein MRRALLLIAIILVSMFLPFTSAQFGTISVAGSITVVRGDYSEGTLLLTNNAGVIYSVVSYQSFWVEDTNGNRVEGFNFTMFPRVFPNWGRGQNKTVKYNLTVSKDVLPGNYTLYLRFIATYSGDVYILKAKVPVEVLASPLTFTSAYSYVPGRGDVPYVFLGESVTVYSHVINIGHFNATVNVFSALLLGSNNYSVVSKNVTVPPGDTLIRLSLPVGWNYPEGNYTLIYRVSYGDQSYTYAKKLAVSLGVRLVGVSVEKESVLLNDTLKAYVTIISERDINATISCVAVINGTKSFAAKTREITLSPGTSVVQLSLPTSKPGNVSAVIGLSVHGRSGGNDTVHYTVYAPPSIGSLSAKLLNSTLEVSALLLNPTPEAVSGTLEYKVLANGTSLYADVLDVTIPPGKKGLSFRFNVPKGVNVTYSFKLNALGRVSVKEGSLWVPAPKPKPSPTQTPTTTSTTLQSNTTSTTGEANGGGFPWWPVVGILIVVAVAVVLYYQNQPKKGRTRKTPKRRSPLGRFKRPKPPKFHERDSLPKKK, encoded by the coding sequence GTGAGGCGGGCACTACTGCTCATCGCTATCATACTAGTTTCGATGTTCCTTCCGTTTACCAGCGCCCAGTTTGGAACTATATCAGTGGCGGGTTCGATAACCGTTGTGAGAGGTGACTACAGCGAAGGAACGCTTCTCCTGACGAACAATGCGGGTGTAATTTACTCTGTCGTCAGCTATCAGAGCTTCTGGGTGGAGGACACAAACGGAAACCGCGTTGAGGGATTCAACTTCACGATGTTCCCGAGGGTTTTTCCAAACTGGGGCAGGGGTCAGAACAAGACGGTAAAATACAACCTGACCGTGTCAAAGGACGTCCTTCCGGGCAACTACACGCTCTACCTTCGATTCATAGCAACTTACTCGGGAGACGTTTACATCCTGAAGGCCAAGGTTCCGGTTGAAGTTCTCGCTTCACCCCTTACCTTTACGAGCGCCTACTCCTACGTTCCTGGTCGGGGTGATGTTCCCTACGTTTTCCTGGGGGAGAGCGTTACCGTTTACTCCCATGTGATTAACATCGGCCACTTCAACGCTACCGTGAACGTTTTCTCTGCCCTTCTCCTGGGGAGCAATAACTACTCCGTCGTTTCCAAAAACGTGACAGTTCCGCCGGGGGACACACTGATAAGGCTATCTCTACCTGTCGGGTGGAACTATCCGGAGGGTAACTACACCCTAATCTACCGCGTTTCATACGGGGACCAGAGTTACACCTACGCCAAGAAGCTTGCAGTTTCACTCGGTGTCAGGCTCGTTGGCGTCTCTGTTGAGAAGGAGAGCGTCCTGCTTAACGACACACTGAAGGCGTACGTCACCATCATTTCCGAAAGGGACATAAACGCCACGATTTCCTGCGTTGCCGTAATCAACGGCACAAAATCATTTGCTGCCAAAACTCGGGAGATAACCCTCTCCCCGGGTACTAGTGTGGTTCAGCTGTCTCTTCCGACATCCAAGCCAGGAAACGTCTCCGCCGTTATTGGTCTCTCCGTTCACGGTCGCTCCGGGGGGAACGATACCGTTCACTACACCGTTTATGCTCCACCCTCAATAGGGTCCCTGAGTGCAAAGCTACTGAACTCGACGCTTGAGGTTAGCGCCCTGCTCCTGAACCCGACCCCAGAAGCGGTCAGCGGAACTCTCGAGTACAAGGTTCTCGCCAACGGAACTTCCCTCTACGCTGACGTTCTTGACGTAACTATTCCCCCTGGCAAAAAGGGGCTTTCATTCAGGTTTAACGTTCCAAAGGGCGTCAACGTTACGTACTCCTTCAAGCTCAACGCCCTTGGAAGGGTCAGCGTCAAGGAAGGTAGCCTCTGGGTTCCGGCGCCGAAGCCCAAGCCGTCCCCGACGCAGACACCAACAACCACGTCCACAACCCTGCAGTCTAACACAACCTCAACGACGGGCGAAGCCAACGGCGGGGGCTTCCCGTGGTGGCCCGTTGTTGGGATACTCATCGTAGTGGCCGTTGCGGTTGTGTTATACTACCAGAACCAACCCAAGAAGGGGAGAACCAGGAAAACTCCAAAGCGCCGCTCACCGCTCGGGAGATTCAAGAGGCCGAAACCGCCAAAGTTCCATGAGAGGGATTCCCTGCCCAAAAAGAAGTGA
- the priL gene encoding DNA primase large subunit PriL, with product MSDPFGRDAQELIRREFGDVLTLLERIPSSIDPDEALSLVGWMLKSNEPPGELLRTDPLEELRDLFRFYALLGALAFSPYGIEAEFVKKATAKLYRARIERKGSLEGSLLKIEPTEGIPERDRKILERAMDRSLPEDEREKLKLKYRMHLSEFLELWEGSLKEVYVRKGYAYLRWDEALKLWEMAFERRFDKAVSLLADVRDELPEFYEELKEKLEELAGEYFKERLEKLGKVGAKPLRFDLFPPCVKEALKGVPAGMRNYAITVLLTSFLSYARICPNPPRKDVRVKDCVSDLRVIEEEILPVIIEAGNRCKPPLFEDQPHEIKNIWYHLGFGLTDKPTLEDSGNSTWYFPPNCDKIRANAPQLCKPDRYCRGVKNPLTYYLRRLAREERSETGEGGEEGG from the coding sequence ATGTCCGACCCCTTTGGAAGGGACGCACAGGAGCTAATCAGGCGCGAGTTCGGGGACGTTCTAACGCTCCTTGAAAGGATTCCCTCAAGCATAGACCCAGACGAGGCACTCTCACTCGTCGGTTGGATGCTAAAATCCAATGAGCCCCCGGGAGAGCTCCTCAGAACCGACCCACTCGAGGAGCTCAGGGACCTCTTCAGATTCTACGCCCTGCTCGGGGCGCTGGCGTTCTCCCCCTATGGCATCGAGGCCGAGTTCGTGAAGAAGGCAACGGCAAAGCTCTACCGCGCGAGGATAGAGAGAAAGGGCTCGCTGGAGGGAAGTCTTCTAAAGATTGAGCCGACGGAGGGGATACCCGAGAGGGACAGGAAGATACTTGAAAGGGCAATGGACAGAAGTCTGCCCGAGGACGAGAGGGAGAAGCTCAAGCTGAAGTATAGGATGCACCTGAGCGAGTTCCTCGAGCTCTGGGAGGGGTCGCTGAAGGAGGTCTACGTAAGGAAAGGATACGCCTACCTCCGCTGGGACGAGGCGTTAAAGCTCTGGGAGATGGCCTTTGAGAGGCGCTTCGATAAAGCTGTCAGCCTTCTCGCGGACGTCAGGGACGAACTTCCCGAATTCTACGAGGAGCTTAAGGAGAAGCTTGAGGAGCTCGCCGGGGAGTACTTCAAGGAGAGGCTTGAGAAGCTCGGAAAGGTTGGCGCGAAACCGCTCCGCTTCGACCTCTTCCCGCCGTGCGTTAAGGAGGCCCTAAAAGGCGTCCCCGCGGGAATGAGGAACTACGCGATTACGGTTCTCTTAACGAGCTTCCTGAGCTACGCGCGCATCTGCCCCAACCCGCCGAGGAAGGACGTCCGCGTTAAGGACTGCGTAAGCGACCTAAGGGTCATCGAGGAGGAGATTTTACCGGTTATCATAGAGGCCGGCAACCGCTGTAAGCCGCCGCTCTTCGAGGACCAGCCCCACGAGATTAAGAACATATGGTACCACCTCGGCTTCGGACTGACCGATAAGCCAACGCTTGAAGACAGCGGAAATTCGACGTGGTACTTCCCGCCGAACTGCGACAAGATAAGGGCCAACGCTCCCCAGCTATGCAAGCCGGACAGGTACTGCAGGGGGGTCAAGAACCCGCTGACCTACTATCTGAGAAGGCTCGCAAGGGAGGAGCGGAGCGAAACCGGTGAAGGGGGTGAGGAGGGTGGCTGA
- a CDS encoding DMT family transporter — translation MNRGKVQIALAMLIWGSVGIFGRLSGLSGLGVAFARVSLGALVLLPLLSLRGKLRNALGELRKRPYHMLALGTALALNWVFLFTAFNYTSIANAVLVYYTAPVLATLISWRFLNERLDAGKVLSLAIAFTGLLLIASSQRISLSDRDFTGIVFAFLGALFYALIPNLGRFMRGVDGESLTFLQLAVASVVLIPFVAVENVGSPVWWAIAVLVLLHTVFALYLYMDGLKKVEVKDASLLSYLDPLSAIVYAFLVFGEVPGVRTVIGGALILLASAIDLARGS, via the coding sequence ATGAACCGGGGAAAGGTCCAGATAGCGCTTGCAATGCTTATATGGGGGAGCGTCGGAATATTCGGCAGGCTCTCCGGGCTTTCCGGCCTGGGCGTCGCCTTTGCGAGGGTCTCGCTTGGAGCGCTCGTCCTCCTTCCACTCCTCAGCCTCAGGGGAAAGCTCAGAAACGCCTTGGGGGAGCTGAGAAAGAGGCCCTATCACATGCTCGCGCTCGGGACTGCGTTAGCCTTAAACTGGGTCTTCCTCTTCACGGCCTTCAACTACACGAGCATAGCGAACGCGGTTCTCGTTTACTACACCGCGCCGGTTCTGGCGACGCTGATTTCGTGGCGCTTCCTCAATGAAAGGCTCGACGCGGGAAAGGTTCTGAGCCTCGCCATAGCCTTCACGGGACTGCTCCTCATAGCGTCTTCCCAGAGAATCAGCCTCTCCGACAGGGACTTCACAGGAATCGTATTCGCGTTTCTGGGAGCGCTCTTCTATGCACTAATTCCAAACCTCGGCAGGTTCATGAGGGGCGTTGACGGTGAGAGCCTAACCTTCCTCCAGCTGGCGGTAGCTTCCGTCGTTTTAATTCCTTTCGTGGCCGTTGAAAACGTTGGAAGCCCGGTCTGGTGGGCAATAGCGGTTCTCGTCTTGCTCCACACGGTGTTCGCCCTCTACCTCTACATGGACGGGCTGAAGAAGGTGGAGGTCAAAGACGCCTCCCTGTTGAGCTACCTCGACCCGCTGAGCGCGATAGTTTACGCGTTCTTGGTCTTTGGAGAGGTACCGGGAGTTAGAACCGTTATAGGTGGCGCCCTAATTCTACTCGCCTCAGCTATTGATTTGGCGAGGGGGTCGTAG
- the glnA gene encoding type I glutamate--ammonia ligase has product MNESAKLLGVSAKGPRFLQLIFVDINGVPKGMEVPIARYEEAIEEGISFDGSSIPGFQGIEDSDLIFKADPSTYAEVPWEGIARVYGYIYKDGKPYKADPRGVLRRALERLEKEGYKAYIGPEPEFYLFKKNGTWELHIPDSGGYFDLVTLDKARELRREIALYMPAFGLVPEVLHHEVGRAQHEIDFRYDEALKTADNIVSFKYVVKAIAEMRGLYATFMPKPLYGYPGNGMHLHISLWKDGENAFIGEDGLSETALHFIAGILKHAKALTALTNPTVNSYKRLVPGYEAPVYISWGYRNRSALIRVPAFWGNGARIEYRCPDPSANPYLAFSAILLAGLDGIKRKLEPEAYVETNVYEMGEEERAKAGIETLPESLGEALEELKKDKVVREALGEAYENFIAYKEREWSEYVAYLESRELPLETKKVTEWELERYFYV; this is encoded by the coding sequence ATGAACGAAAGTGCAAAGCTCCTCGGCGTCAGCGCAAAGGGCCCGAGGTTCCTCCAGCTCATATTCGTGGACATAAACGGCGTTCCAAAGGGAATGGAGGTCCCGATAGCGAGGTACGAGGAGGCAATCGAGGAGGGCATCTCCTTTGACGGCTCCTCGATTCCCGGTTTCCAGGGCATAGAGGACAGCGACCTTATCTTCAAGGCTGACCCGAGCACCTACGCCGAGGTCCCCTGGGAGGGCATAGCGAGGGTTTACGGCTACATATACAAGGACGGGAAGCCCTACAAGGCGGACCCGAGGGGAGTCCTAAGAAGGGCCCTTGAGAGGCTCGAAAAAGAGGGATACAAGGCCTACATCGGGCCAGAGCCTGAGTTCTACCTCTTCAAGAAGAACGGAACCTGGGAGCTCCACATACCCGACAGCGGGGGCTACTTCGACCTCGTGACCCTCGACAAGGCGAGGGAGCTGAGGAGGGAGATAGCCCTCTACATGCCGGCCTTCGGCCTCGTTCCGGAGGTTCTCCACCACGAGGTTGGCAGGGCCCAGCACGAGATTGACTTCCGCTACGACGAGGCCCTCAAGACCGCCGACAACATCGTGAGCTTCAAGTACGTCGTCAAGGCCATCGCCGAGATGCGCGGTTTATACGCCACCTTCATGCCGAAGCCCCTCTACGGCTATCCCGGCAACGGAATGCACCTCCACATAAGCCTCTGGAAGGACGGAGAAAACGCTTTCATCGGCGAGGACGGGCTGAGCGAGACGGCACTTCACTTCATAGCCGGAATACTCAAACACGCGAAAGCCCTAACGGCCCTGACCAACCCGACGGTGAACAGCTACAAGCGCCTCGTTCCGGGTTATGAGGCTCCGGTCTACATCAGCTGGGGCTACAGGAACAGGAGCGCGCTAATCCGCGTCCCGGCCTTCTGGGGCAACGGGGCGAGGATAGAGTACCGCTGTCCGGACCCGAGCGCCAACCCGTACTTAGCTTTCTCGGCGATACTCTTAGCTGGACTCGACGGAATCAAGAGGAAGCTTGAGCCGGAGGCGTACGTTGAAACCAACGTCTACGAGATGGGCGAGGAGGAGAGAGCCAAAGCTGGAATCGAGACCCTTCCTGAAAGCCTCGGGGAGGCGCTGGAGGAGCTGAAGAAGGACAAGGTTGTCCGGGAGGCGCTCGGAGAGGCCTACGAGAACTTCATCGCCTACAAGGAGAGGGAGTGGAGCGAGTACGTCGCCTACCTCGAGAGCAGAGAGCTCCCGCTGGAGACCAAGAAGGTTACCGAGTGGGAGCTCGAGAGGTACTTCTACGTTTGA
- a CDS encoding ATPase domain-containing protein, translated as MTREVWQVRRVKTGIPGFDDLVEGGFPEGTTVLVTGPTGSGKTTFAVQFVYKGVELYDEPGVIVTLEERAQDLRREMRTFGWDIEKYEREGKIAIVDGVSAVVGLPSEEQYVLEGNLNAEDFLRYVYRVVKAINAKRLVIDSIPSIAFRLKKEEEIREMLLQLNTILLEMGVTSILTTEAPDPSRGKISRYGVEEYISRGVILLDFIEREVELKRYLLIRKMRETRHSMKKYPFEITEEGIVVYPSGEIY; from the coding sequence ATGACCAGAGAGGTGTGGCAAGTTCGCAGAGTCAAGACCGGGATTCCCGGTTTTGACGACCTCGTTGAGGGAGGATTCCCCGAGGGAACCACGGTCCTTGTAACCGGTCCCACCGGAAGCGGTAAGACAACGTTCGCGGTTCAGTTCGTTTACAAGGGTGTTGAGCTCTACGATGAACCCGGAGTAATAGTCACCCTCGAGGAGAGGGCGCAGGACCTCAGGAGGGAGATGAGGACCTTTGGCTGGGACATCGAGAAATACGAACGCGAGGGCAAGATAGCCATCGTCGATGGTGTCAGCGCCGTCGTGGGGCTCCCGTCCGAGGAACAGTACGTCCTTGAGGGCAACCTCAACGCCGAGGACTTTTTGAGATACGTCTACCGCGTTGTTAAGGCAATCAACGCCAAGAGGCTCGTCATAGACTCCATTCCCTCCATAGCGTTCCGCCTCAAGAAGGAGGAGGAAATCAGGGAGATGCTCCTCCAGCTCAACACGATACTCCTTGAGATGGGCGTCACGTCAATCCTCACAACCGAGGCCCCCGACCCGAGCAGGGGCAAAATCAGCAGGTACGGCGTCGAGGAGTACATCTCCAGGGGCGTCATCCTTCTCGACTTCATCGAGAGGGAGGTTGAACTCAAGCGCTATCTCTTAATCAGGAAGATGCGTGAGACGAGGCACTCGATGAAGAAGTACCCCTTCGAGATAACCGAGGAGGGCATAGTCGTTTACCCGAGCGGGGAAATCTACTGA
- a CDS encoding EamA family transporter, whose amino-acid sequence MKRGYLLVFLAASMWGTIGIFATYIYRYNVDSFTMVFWRVLFALIILGTYISLFLRENPFTREKLWFYAVYGLVGVFAFYTLYFYTVKISSVGFAVLLIYTAPAFSVILGRLIFKEPITTEKAIALVMVLAGVLLVAGNVDFNVSHLALLTGIATGFTYALYGVLAKFGVRNERPERVLFMTLLFGLLFLAPFSKFSVPRGAIPYLLGLAFFPTFLGYTLYNHALKEVEVSRASIVATVEPVVAIVLAYILFGEALTPLQLLGGALIIGASILVHMREGKN is encoded by the coding sequence ATGAAGCGCGGTTACCTTCTCGTTTTTCTCGCCGCCTCAATGTGGGGAACGATAGGGATATTCGCCACCTACATCTACCGTTATAACGTTGATTCCTTCACGATGGTCTTCTGGCGCGTTCTCTTTGCTCTGATAATTCTCGGAACCTACATCTCGCTCTTCCTGCGCGAGAATCCCTTCACGCGCGAGAAATTGTGGTTCTACGCGGTTTACGGCCTCGTTGGAGTTTTTGCCTTCTACACCCTCTACTTCTACACCGTCAAAATCTCATCGGTCGGCTTCGCGGTTCTGCTCATCTACACCGCCCCGGCCTTCTCGGTAATCCTCGGCAGATTAATCTTCAAGGAGCCCATAACAACCGAGAAGGCAATCGCACTGGTAATGGTGCTGGCTGGAGTGCTTCTCGTTGCTGGCAACGTGGACTTCAACGTGAGCCACTTGGCTTTACTGACAGGCATAGCGACCGGCTTCACCTACGCCCTCTATGGAGTCCTCGCCAAGTTCGGTGTCAGAAACGAGAGGCCCGAGAGGGTTCTCTTCATGACCCTGCTCTTCGGCCTGCTCTTCCTCGCTCCCTTCTCTAAGTTCTCCGTTCCGAGGGGAGCGATTCCCTACCTCCTCGGTTTAGCGTTTTTCCCGACGTTCCTCGGCTACACCCTCTACAACCACGCCCTCAAAGAAGTAGAGGTCAGCAGGGCCAGCATAGTTGCGACCGTTGAGCCGGTGGTTGCAATAGTTCTCGCGTACATCCTGTTTGGCGAGGCCTTAACGCCCCTCCAGCTCCTCGGCGGGGCGCTCATAATCGGGGCATCAATCCTCGTGCACATGCGGGAAGGAAAGAACTGA
- a CDS encoding ABC transporter ATP-binding protein yields MAEPILKVENLKKYFPLKRGLLASLRGEPQRFVHAVDGVSFEIYKQQVFALVGESGCGKSTTGRLIVKLLEPTDGKIYLEGEDVTEIKTKEELLAYRRRVQMIFQDPFASLNPRFRIFDVLEEPLLIHGIGETRAEREELIYKALEMVKIIPPEDYVSRFPHMLSGGQRQRVAIARALILNPTFIVADEPVSMLDVSIRAEILELMKSLKDKMGVTYLYITHDLSTARYFADWIAVMYLGRIVEMGPAEKVIDNPLHPYTRALLAAVPEPKPERRNVIKELPIKGEVPSAVNIPPGCRFHPRCIYAKKGLCDVEQPKLIEYEHNHFAECHLVGKF; encoded by the coding sequence ATACTCAAGGTTGAAAACCTCAAGAAGTACTTCCCGCTCAAGAGGGGTCTCCTCGCCAGCCTGCGCGGTGAGCCTCAGCGCTTCGTCCACGCGGTTGACGGAGTCAGCTTCGAAATCTACAAGCAGCAGGTCTTTGCACTCGTCGGTGAGAGTGGCTGTGGTAAGTCCACCACCGGAAGGCTCATTGTTAAACTCCTCGAGCCAACCGACGGTAAGATTTACCTGGAGGGCGAGGACGTCACCGAGATTAAAACCAAGGAGGAGCTCCTTGCCTACAGAAGAAGGGTGCAGATGATATTCCAGGACCCGTTTGCCTCCCTCAACCCGCGCTTCAGAATCTTCGACGTCCTTGAGGAGCCCCTCCTCATCCACGGCATCGGTGAAACCAGAGCCGAGCGTGAGGAGCTCATCTATAAGGCCCTTGAGATGGTCAAGATTATTCCACCCGAGGACTACGTCAGCAGGTTCCCGCACATGCTCTCCGGTGGACAGAGGCAGCGTGTGGCTATTGCAAGGGCCCTCATCCTGAACCCGACGTTTATCGTCGCCGACGAGCCGGTCTCGATGCTCGACGTGTCAATTCGTGCAGAAATCCTTGAGCTCATGAAGAGCCTCAAGGACAAGATGGGCGTCACGTACCTCTACATCACCCACGACCTCTCAACGGCCAGGTACTTCGCCGACTGGATTGCCGTCATGTACCTCGGTAGAATCGTCGAAATGGGTCCGGCTGAGAAGGTCATTGACAACCCGCTCCACCCATACACGAGGGCGCTGCTCGCTGCCGTTCCGGAGCCGAAGCCCGAGAGGAGAAACGTCATCAAGGAGCTTCCGATTAAGGGTGAGGTTCCGAGCGCCGTCAACATTCCGCCCGGATGCCGCTTCCACCCGAGGTGTATCTACGCCAAGAAGGGTCTCTGTGACGTTGAACAGCCGAAGCTCATAGAGTACGAGCACAACCACTTCGCCGAGTGCCACCTCGTCGGCAAGTTCTGA
- a CDS encoding NAD+ synthase — translation MRELDFNSVVEIITAFIREKVEEANAEGVVIGISGGIDSATTAYLAVKALGKEKVLGLIMPYYQNQDVEDARLVCSSLGIECREINIKPLVDSFVSQLGFQPDRRSLGNIMARTRMVLLYAHANEKNCLVLGTSNRSEFLTGYFTKWGDGASDYAPLINLYKTEVWEIAKLIGVPERIIEKKPTAGLWEGQTDEDELGISYRLLDEILWRLVDLLKDKKEIAEELGIPIERVEYVENLVKRSEHKRRLPLGPSF, via the coding sequence ATGAGGGAGCTTGACTTCAACTCCGTCGTCGAGATAATCACGGCCTTTATCCGGGAGAAAGTTGAGGAGGCTAACGCCGAGGGCGTCGTGATAGGGATAAGCGGGGGCATAGACAGCGCAACAACGGCTTACCTTGCCGTCAAAGCCCTCGGGAAGGAAAAAGTTCTCGGCCTGATAATGCCCTACTACCAGAACCAGGACGTTGAAGACGCTAGACTGGTCTGCTCCTCCCTCGGAATCGAGTGCAGGGAGATAAACATAAAGCCCCTCGTTGACTCGTTCGTTTCTCAGCTCGGCTTCCAGCCCGACAGGAGGAGCCTCGGCAACATAATGGCGAGAACGAGAATGGTACTCCTCTACGCTCACGCCAATGAGAAGAACTGCCTCGTCCTTGGAACAAGCAACAGGAGCGAGTTCCTCACCGGCTACTTCACCAAGTGGGGCGACGGGGCGAGCGACTACGCGCCTCTCATAAACCTCTACAAAACCGAGGTCTGGGAAATAGCGAAGCTCATCGGCGTTCCCGAGAGGATAATCGAGAAGAAACCCACCGCCGGCCTCTGGGAGGGCCAGACTGACGAGGACGAGCTTGGCATAAGCTACCGCCTCCTCGACGAAATCCTCTGGCGCCTCGTTGACCTGCTGAAGGACAAGAAGGAAATAGCCGAGGAGCTGGGCATACCAATCGAGCGGGTCGAATACGTCGAGAACCTCGTTAAGAGGAGCGAGCACAAGCGCCGTTTGCCACTGGGCCCGAGCTTCTGA